One stretch of Candidatus Saccharibacteria bacterium oral taxon 488 DNA includes these proteins:
- a CDS encoding magnesium transporter CorA family protein, whose translation MTVGYFERRCASDSLGRTHQFHRGVWAHVGGTLRPSELAEQFGLDENIVRDAADVRELPRMEYSGGIEYVFVRLPLVRDDMVKTAPLLAAVSKTQFVTINPANNFSPQAAEPFLTTTTDKPGALLAATIACVVAAYEQQIHDLAGNIAAARHRLARHEVKNADFIEFVAIEDSLNEFHSSLEGLASVLGQLALNRRGLFTLRDLEALGDLVLHVKQLLVMVAANSQTITSIQNAYSTIANNVLNQRMKVLTAITILLAIPNVFYGMYGMNITLPFQGEAWAYPVITGFTVLLIGIVYIFAKRLRLF comes from the coding sequence ATGACGGTGGGCTACTTTGAGCGGCGATGTGCGAGTGATTCGTTAGGGCGAACGCATCAGTTTCATCGTGGCGTGTGGGCGCATGTTGGCGGCACGCTGCGCCCAAGCGAACTCGCCGAGCAGTTCGGCCTCGATGAAAATATCGTCCGTGACGCGGCTGATGTGCGCGAGCTGCCGCGAATGGAATATAGCGGCGGCATTGAGTATGTCTTTGTGCGGCTACCGCTGGTTCGGGATGATATGGTCAAGACTGCGCCCCTACTGGCTGCGGTGTCAAAAACCCAGTTTGTAACGATTAATCCTGCCAATAATTTCTCGCCGCAAGCCGCCGAGCCGTTTCTCACGACCACGACCGACAAGCCTGGTGCGCTCCTCGCAGCGACTATCGCTTGTGTGGTGGCTGCGTATGAGCAGCAGATCCATGACCTTGCTGGTAATATCGCTGCGGCCCGGCATCGGCTGGCGCGCCACGAGGTAAAAAATGCTGACTTTATCGAGTTTGTGGCTATTGAAGATAGCCTCAACGAATTTCATTCGAGCCTCGAGGGGTTAGCGAGCGTGCTCGGCCAATTAGCGCTCAATCGTCGCGGTCTGTTCACACTACGCGACCTCGAGGCGCTGGGTGATCTGGTGCTGCACGTCAAGCAATTACTGGTCATGGTCGCCGCCAACAGCCAGACCATTACCAGCATCCAGAACGCCTATTCAACCATCGCCAATAATGTCCTCAACCAGCGGATGAAAGTCTTGACCGCCATCACCATTCTCCTAGCGATCCCGAATGTGTTTTATGGTATGTATGGCATGAATATTACCTTGCCGTTTCAGGGCGAGGCGTGGGCCTATCCGGTGATTACCGGGTTTACGGTGCTGCTCATCGGCATTGTATATATCTTCGCCAAGCGGCTGCGCTTGTTTTGA
- a CDS encoding MFS transporter, giving the protein MLHELSIRNKLIVMSAVMSALFLVALDQTIVSTALAAIVKEFNSFSSLGFIVTAYMLTTTVTVPLAGKLSDMYGRKPLLLAGVSIFTIGSLLSGLAPTVEWLIAWRALQGIGGGIITANAFTIVGDLFPPKERSKWQGLFGAVFGMSSVAGPLIGGWLTDGVSLFGMVSNWRWTFLINVPIGVIATILIIRYCPQIKHDRTHKPDYLGALFITIALATLVLAVDNTEMIFKGLIERGVSLMLIQGVLLTISVLAALGFIVIERRAKQPILPLRFFANRTYRLIMAAAGLFGAAFMGAILYLTQFNQQVFGATASQAGLMLLPMVAGSITSSITIGRLVAKTGAYKRWIVAGFGLTAVGVAVLTILQPESPYWHEAIVAVFVGLGFGAAMPILTLAVQNEFTQKDLGAATSSVQLFRGLGSTIGAAVLSGVLTAGILAHVGDPHQLSYIQSLQRSPAAQQMLSGELNADVLLRLNAQKETIARAAAQGFERLPAPARAQAKQQFGQQQDEFTNVILHAFTDGLHQVFLISSGLMVVAMIAVMPVREKRLRG; this is encoded by the coding sequence ATGCTACACGAATTATCAATCAGAAATAAATTAATTGTCATGAGCGCGGTGATGAGCGCGCTGTTTTTGGTGGCGCTGGATCAAACGATTGTCTCGACGGCGCTGGCGGCGATTGTCAAGGAATTTAATAGCTTTTCGTCGCTTGGCTTCATCGTGACTGCTTACATGTTGACCACCACGGTGACCGTGCCGCTGGCTGGTAAGTTGAGCGACATGTACGGCCGCAAGCCGCTGTTGCTCGCCGGAGTGAGTATCTTTACCATCGGCTCGCTACTGAGCGGCCTGGCGCCGACAGTCGAGTGGCTGATTGCGTGGCGGGCGCTGCAGGGCATCGGTGGTGGTATCATCACTGCGAACGCCTTTACCATTGTCGGTGACCTCTTTCCGCCAAAGGAACGTAGTAAATGGCAAGGACTGTTTGGTGCAGTCTTTGGGATGAGTTCAGTAGCCGGGCCGTTAATCGGTGGTTGGCTGACAGATGGTGTGTCGCTGTTTGGCATGGTGAGTAACTGGCGCTGGACATTCTTGATCAATGTGCCGATCGGGGTGATCGCTACCATACTCATCATTCGCTACTGCCCGCAGATCAAGCACGACCGCACGCACAAGCCCGATTACCTCGGTGCACTGTTTATCACCATCGCTCTGGCGACGCTGGTGCTGGCGGTAGACAATACAGAGATGATCTTTAAGGGACTAATCGAGCGCGGTGTCAGCCTAATGCTGATTCAGGGCGTGCTGCTGACGATATCAGTACTGGCGGCGCTGGGCTTTATTGTGATTGAGCGGCGAGCCAAACAGCCGATTCTGCCACTACGGTTCTTTGCCAATCGGACATATCGTTTGATCATGGCGGCGGCTGGCTTGTTTGGCGCGGCCTTTATGGGGGCAATTTTGTATCTAACACAGTTCAATCAGCAGGTGTTTGGCGCCACTGCCTCGCAGGCTGGGCTGATGCTGCTACCGATGGTAGCAGGCAGTATAACAAGCTCGATAACTATTGGTCGGCTGGTTGCTAAAACCGGTGCATATAAACGCTGGATAGTGGCTGGTTTTGGGCTAACGGCGGTCGGTGTCGCCGTGCTAACAATTCTACAGCCAGAATCGCCATATTGGCACGAAGCTATCGTGGCGGTATTTGTTGGGCTTGGATTCGGCGCGGCGATGCCGATCTTGACCTTGGCGGTGCAGAATGAGTTTACGCAAAAAGACCTCGGTGCGGCGACCTCCAGCGTGCAGCTATTTCGTGGGCTGGGCTCGACGATTGGTGCGGCAGTGTTATCGGGCGTACTGACCGCCGGCATCCTAGCACATGTTGGCGATCCGCATCAGCTGTCATATATTCAGAGTTTACAGCGCTCACCGGCTGCCCAGCAGATGCTGTCCGGTGAGCTGAACGCTGACGTACTGCTGCGGCTGAATGCTCAAAAAGAGACGATCGCTCGGGCTGCAGCTCAAGGGTTTGAGCGACTACCGGCACCGGCCCGGGCCCAGGCAAAACAGCAATTCGGCCAGCAGCAGGACGAATTTACCAATGTCATCCTCCATGCGTTTACCGATGGGCTGCATCAGGTATTCTTGATCAGTTCGGGGCTGATGGTTGTTGCGATGATTGCGGTAATGCCGGTCAGGGAAAAGCGACTGCGCGGCTAA
- the lysS gene encoding lysine--tRNA ligase gives MVGLMRRVIFSWCIITHMKWLDDIVDQFRSVDKEVLVSSGASPSGVYHVGHLREIVIADAVVRALKRAGIRARHVHVSDNLDAFRKVPVNLPASYEQYLGMPLCTVPSPDDRYDSWGDFCLKPFLDSADKIGITMDVVYASDKYRSGFFVPAIERSLRRIDKAKSAIQEVSGRQLDDQWSPIQIMEHGRLKNRRFISMDSDAKTITYRSHDDSEHTVRYDDGQVKLDWRLDWPGRWWLLGVDVEPFGRDHATKGGSYDTGKRIAREVYDIEAPVPVPYDFINRTGDTKKMSASKGTGVNAHDVIDMLPPEVVRYFMLRYSPAKRLYFDETDSLVRLVDDFAAMKQHPQNELDKQLLFLCTDGLNHPAVSSIPFSHLVISYQAALCDTAKTVEILRRSPEYARIVDEEETVIITELGYVSQWLERWAPESLKFRLADEVHPDEFSPEQKEYLRQLADDIAGAPAEADGNWFHQAIYAYKESGLLPPRELFTAIYRVLIGKDSGPRAGWFLSILPRDWLVERLQLVK, from the coding sequence ATGGTTGGGCTAATGCGCAGAGTAATATTTTCATGGTGTATAATAACACATATGAAGTGGCTTGATGATATCGTAGATCAGTTTCGAAGTGTAGATAAAGAAGTACTCGTTTCCTCGGGTGCATCGCCGTCGGGCGTGTATCATGTGGGGCATTTGCGTGAAATTGTTATCGCTGATGCCGTAGTGCGGGCACTGAAGCGGGCAGGCATCCGGGCGCGCCACGTTCACGTTTCGGATAACCTGGACGCCTTTCGTAAAGTGCCGGTTAATCTGCCGGCCAGTTACGAGCAGTACCTCGGCATGCCGCTCTGCACGGTGCCATCACCAGATGATCGGTATGATTCGTGGGGAGATTTTTGTCTGAAGCCATTCCTCGACAGTGCTGATAAAATTGGCATCACCATGGACGTGGTCTATGCCAGCGATAAGTATCGGAGCGGGTTTTTTGTGCCGGCCATCGAGCGCTCGCTGCGCCGCATTGACAAAGCTAAGTCAGCCATCCAGGAGGTATCTGGCCGTCAGCTGGATGATCAATGGTCGCCAATTCAGATCATGGAGCATGGTCGGCTAAAAAATCGCCGGTTTATCAGCATGGATAGCGATGCTAAAACGATCACCTATCGCAGCCACGATGACTCGGAGCACACGGTTCGGTACGATGACGGGCAGGTAAAGCTGGACTGGCGGCTGGACTGGCCGGGGCGGTGGTGGCTGCTCGGCGTTGATGTTGAGCCGTTTGGCCGTGATCACGCCACGAAGGGCGGCTCGTATGATACTGGCAAGCGGATCGCTCGCGAGGTTTATGACATTGAGGCGCCAGTACCGGTACCGTATGACTTTATCAATCGCACTGGCGATACCAAAAAGATGAGTGCCAGCAAAGGCACTGGCGTGAACGCGCACGATGTTATTGATATGTTGCCGCCTGAAGTGGTGCGCTATTTCATGCTCCGGTATTCGCCGGCCAAGCGACTGTATTTTGATGAGACCGATAGCCTGGTGCGGCTGGTTGACGACTTCGCGGCGATGAAGCAGCATCCACAAAATGAGCTTGATAAACAGCTATTATTCCTATGTACTGATGGGCTGAATCATCCAGCGGTCAGCTCAATTCCATTCTCGCATCTGGTCATTTCATACCAAGCAGCGCTGTGCGACACGGCAAAAACGGTGGAAATTTTGCGGCGCAGTCCGGAATACGCTCGCATCGTCGACGAGGAAGAGACGGTGATTATCACGGAATTAGGCTATGTCAGCCAGTGGCTGGAGCGATGGGCGCCTGAGTCATTGAAGTTTCGCCTAGCAGACGAGGTACATCCCGATGAGTTTTCGCCAGAGCAAAAAGAATACCTGCGGCAATTAGCTGACGATATCGCCGGGGCGCCGGCTGAGGCTGATGGTAATTGGTTTCATCAAGCAATTTACGCCTACAAGGAAAGCGGCCTGCTGCCGCCGCGGGAACTCTTCACCGCCATCTACCGCGTGCTCATTGGCAAAGATTCCGGCCCGCGCGCTGGCTGGTTCTTGTCGATCCTGCCAAGAGACTGGCTGGTTGAGCGACTACAGCTGGTGAAGTAA
- a CDS encoding ABC transporter permease has protein sequence MKKYWTGVFGQVRAQQKRFIRDKMSLFFTFLFPLLFLFIFGSIFKDQSTSFNVAIINNSQTEFAKNFVDSAKGNAKDSVLKIKDVKDMDDAREKLKRSELNGIIELPSSFGEVKGEGNNAKPAGTINVLYGKGSEQTGSALTAVMGQVADEINKHLGQPEAPIKAAGKAVGDEQLKSFDYTFTGLLAFSLMSMGIFGLANQMPAEKQRGSYRRLRAAPFTSGQLIISMAIHYVIISLLSLVMMVIVGTFVFQFNMRGDWGLFVLMAVLAAFMMVGLGLLIGGWAKNENQSAPLTNLVSFPMMFLSGAFFPLYMFPEWLRGASQFIPMTPITEGFRLIMTEHASLIEVLPQLGAVTAWILVVYIAAIKLFRWE, from the coding sequence ATGAAAAAATATTGGACTGGTGTATTCGGGCAAGTACGCGCCCAGCAAAAACGCTTTATCCGCGATAAAATGTCGCTGTTCTTTACCTTCCTGTTTCCGTTGCTATTCTTGTTTATATTTGGCTCAATCTTTAAGGATCAATCAACCAGCTTTAATGTGGCGATTATCAATAATTCACAAACAGAATTTGCGAAAAATTTTGTCGATAGCGCCAAGGGAAACGCTAAAGATTCGGTTCTCAAGATCAAAGATGTCAAGGATATGGACGATGCCCGTGAGAAGCTCAAGCGCTCGGAGCTGAACGGCATCATTGAACTACCGAGTAGTTTTGGCGAAGTAAAGGGAGAGGGCAATAATGCCAAGCCAGCCGGTACGATCAATGTGCTGTACGGCAAGGGATCGGAGCAGACTGGTAGTGCGCTGACGGCAGTGATGGGTCAGGTTGCTGATGAGATCAATAAGCACCTGGGCCAGCCGGAAGCACCAATTAAAGCCGCCGGTAAAGCAGTTGGCGATGAGCAGCTAAAATCGTTTGACTATACCTTTACGGGACTGCTCGCCTTTAGCTTGATGAGCATGGGTATCTTTGGCCTGGCTAATCAAATGCCGGCTGAAAAGCAGCGCGGCTCTTACCGTCGGCTACGGGCGGCACCATTTACCTCGGGTCAGCTGATTATCTCGATGGCGATTCATTATGTCATCATCTCGCTGTTGAGCCTCGTCATGATGGTGATTGTCGGTACATTCGTATTCCAATTTAATATGCGTGGCGATTGGGGGCTCTTCGTCCTTATGGCGGTGCTGGCGGCCTTTATGATGGTGGGCCTAGGTCTATTAATTGGTGGCTGGGCAAAGAATGAAAACCAGTCGGCACCGTTAACCAACCTCGTGTCCTTCCCGATGATGTTCTTGTCTGGTGCATTTTTCCCGCTCTACATGTTCCCAGAATGGTTACGCGGTGCTTCTCAGTTCATCCCGATGACCCCGATTACAGAAGGATTTCGCTTGATCATGACTGAGCACGCCAGTTTGATCGAGGTCCTACCGCAACTTGGTGCTGTGACTGCGTGGATTCTCGTTGTTTACATTGCGGCGATCAAGCTATTTCGGTGGGAATAA
- a CDS encoding ABC transporter ATP-binding protein, with the protein MAQPEPIITVDQLVKTYDGKNVVDSVSFEVKKGEIFGILGPNGAGKTTTLEMLEALRTIDGGTATIDGINVAKQPKHIKNIIGIQLQSTTFYDKLTLREQLKMFASLYGQMVDADALLAKVQLTDKAKSYVEQLSGGQKQRFAIASTLVNNPTVLFLDEPTTGLDPQARRNLWDLIKEIRDEGITIVLTTHYMDEAELLCDRLAIMDNGKIITIDTPHNLIQQLLARGFKKKQVVEQANLEDVFIDLTGKAIRD; encoded by the coding sequence ATGGCTCAACCCGAACCAATCATAACAGTTGACCAACTCGTCAAGACGTACGATGGCAAGAATGTCGTCGACAGCGTGTCGTTTGAGGTCAAGAAAGGCGAGATCTTCGGCATCCTCGGCCCGAATGGCGCTGGTAAGACGACGACGCTAGAAATGCTCGAGGCACTGAGGACAATTGATGGCGGCACGGCGACCATCGACGGGATTAACGTTGCCAAGCAGCCGAAGCATATTAAAAACATCATCGGTATCCAGCTGCAATCGACGACGTTTTACGACAAGCTAACCTTGCGCGAACAACTGAAAATGTTTGCCAGCTTGTACGGACAAATGGTCGACGCCGATGCGCTGCTGGCCAAGGTGCAATTGACCGACAAAGCCAAAAGCTATGTCGAGCAGCTCTCAGGCGGGCAAAAGCAACGCTTCGCTATCGCTTCGACGCTGGTTAACAATCCGACGGTGCTGTTCCTCGACGAGCCGACCACTGGGCTGGATCCGCAGGCTCGCCGCAATCTCTGGGATTTAATCAAAGAGATTCGCGATGAAGGCATCACTATCGTGCTGACCACGCATTATATGGACGAGGCTGAGCTGCTGTGCGACCGCTTGGCGATTATGGATAATGGTAAAATCATCACCATTGACACGCCGCACAATCTGATCCAGCAGCTATTGGCGCGCGGTTTCAAGAAAAAGCAAGTTGTCGAGCAGGCCAATTTGGAAGACGTATTTATTGACTTAACAGGAAAGGCGATTCGGGATTAG
- a CDS encoding CHAP domain-containing protein: protein MAVCISLGALYWPKITHKLHSLAAAGSIDSSRGEATFPQLDTTNLHPTRQKIISLAKTEFEAQSAGTKFSQGVSEAWCADFVSWIMQQAGAPLKNPHTGGWRIPGTFTLREYYEADSRFKPAGSGYQPRPGDVAIYRNSPVFGDHTNIVLKNDSGVLTTVGGNEMNRIRVFINHDKRYDGLLGYGVLAE from the coding sequence ATGGCTGTTTGTATCAGTCTCGGTGCGCTGTATTGGCCAAAAATTACTCATAAACTTCATTCGCTAGCAGCCGCTGGCAGCATTGATTCATCACGCGGCGAGGCGACGTTCCCGCAGCTTGATACCACAAATTTACATCCGACCCGGCAAAAAATTATCAGCCTCGCCAAAACCGAGTTCGAAGCACAATCCGCCGGCACCAAGTTCAGCCAAGGCGTCAGTGAAGCCTGGTGCGCCGATTTTGTGAGCTGGATCATGCAGCAGGCGGGCGCGCCATTAAAGAATCCGCACACTGGCGGCTGGCGCATTCCGGGAACATTTACCCTGCGTGAATATTACGAAGCGGACAGTCGATTCAAACCTGCTGGCTCTGGCTATCAACCGCGTCCCGGTGACGTGGCAATTTACCGCAATTCGCCGGTGTTTGGTGACCATACTAATATTGTACTGAAAAATGACAGTGGCGTTCTCACGACGGTTGGCGGTAATGAGATGAACCGCATTCGCGTATTCATCAACCACGATAAGCGCTACGATGGACTACTGGGATATGGCGTGCTAGCAGAATAA
- a CDS encoding magnesium transporter CorA family protein, which translates to MMASEAYCHLTGTKISQMSYTKNMIEYLHSTGEVIAPIQTLRSGSWLRCERPTEEEVSELLTLGMDEDMISDALDPHEVPRIEFDDEWTYLIARLPDTDDDFNDFTTPILFGIHKEYVVTLSRDSLGRLWQPFIDKTRVRTSRRIELVVAMIEAVSGQYQRRVATINRQMRAATDDIHTLRARDIVTLTEYERKLNDYLDALLPMNWAIERLIANRSLRLKDDDKDDVEDISIDLEQVISRCKSLLRTITNVRDSYRAVMDTRLNETIRLLTVITVALTIPTMVAGLYGMNVPLPAAESPVTFWVVIGGSALAALAIGYYFLKRR; encoded by the coding sequence ATGATGGCCTCCGAAGCTTATTGTCATCTAACCGGTACCAAAATATCTCAAATGAGCTATACTAAGAACATGATAGAATACCTGCATTCAACAGGCGAGGTGATCGCACCGATTCAGACATTGCGTAGCGGCAGTTGGCTGCGCTGCGAACGGCCAACCGAAGAGGAAGTGTCCGAGCTGCTGACGCTGGGGATGGATGAGGACATGATTAGCGACGCGCTTGACCCGCATGAGGTACCGCGTATTGAGTTTGATGATGAGTGGACGTACTTGATCGCCCGGCTGCCGGATACCGACGATGATTTTAATGATTTTACTACGCCAATTTTGTTCGGCATTCACAAAGAGTATGTGGTGACATTGTCGCGCGATAGTCTGGGTCGGCTGTGGCAGCCGTTTATTGATAAGACACGGGTACGGACGTCGCGGCGGATTGAACTGGTGGTGGCGATGATCGAGGCGGTGTCGGGTCAGTACCAGCGGCGGGTGGCGACCATCAATCGCCAGATGAGAGCGGCGACTGACGATATTCACACCTTGCGGGCGCGTGATATCGTCACCCTGACCGAGTATGAGCGCAAGTTAAATGACTACCTGGATGCCTTGCTGCCGATGAACTGGGCAATTGAGCGGTTGATCGCCAATCGCAGCTTGCGACTCAAGGACGACGACAAGGATGACGTCGAAGATATTTCCATCGACCTCGAGCAGGTGATTAGCCGGTGTAAATCGCTGCTGCGAACCATCACCAATGTGCGTGATAGCTACCGGGCGGTGATGGATACCCGACTGAATGAGACGATTCGGTTGCTGACGGTGATCACGGTGGCGCTGACTATCCCGACGATGGTGGCCGGGCTGTATGGCATGAATGTGCCCTTGCCGGCCGCGGAGAGCCCGGTGACCTTTTGGGTGGTTATTGGCGGTAGCGCGCTAGCGGCGCTGGCGATTGGCTATTATTTTTTGAAGCGGCGCTGA
- the arcC gene encoding carbamate kinase, which yields MNQQRTIVVALGGNALQRQGEASSQAQQRVADETIAQLLPLIQAGHRVAIVHGNGPQVGNIVLHEEAINTEAVPSLPLEDSGAMSQGLIGFWLQQAIHDALATRGVHDKYAVSIVTQTVVDQADPAFQNPTKPIGPFYSEEEAKKVQAERGYTVREDSGRGWRRVVPSPKPQEIVEAPVIKALVDAGVLVVSTGGGGIPVLRDASGQLSGVAAVIDKDFGAAKLADTLRADTLLILTSVDAAKINFGQPTEQSLGEVSVEELQQHIDAGQFAAGSMLPKTQAALSFVAGASGRTAIITSLEKTADAINGAAGTRIKS from the coding sequence ATGAATCAGCAGCGAACCATTGTCGTCGCACTGGGAGGTAACGCCCTGCAACGTCAGGGCGAGGCCTCGTCCCAAGCGCAGCAGCGAGTGGCCGACGAAACAATCGCTCAGCTCCTGCCGCTGATTCAAGCTGGCCACCGCGTAGCCATTGTCCACGGCAATGGCCCGCAGGTCGGCAACATCGTCCTACACGAGGAAGCGATTAACACTGAGGCGGTGCCGAGCTTACCGCTGGAGGATTCTGGTGCGATGAGCCAGGGCCTCATTGGTTTTTGGCTGCAGCAAGCGATCCACGATGCGCTGGCGACTCGTGGTGTGCATGATAAGTATGCAGTGAGTATCGTTACCCAGACGGTGGTTGATCAAGCTGATCCGGCATTTCAAAATCCGACCAAGCCAATCGGGCCATTCTATTCAGAAGAAGAGGCCAAGAAGGTACAGGCCGAGCGCGGTTATACGGTGCGCGAGGACTCGGGTCGTGGCTGGCGGCGCGTTGTGCCATCACCAAAGCCTCAGGAGATTGTCGAGGCTCCCGTCATCAAGGCGCTGGTTGATGCCGGCGTGTTGGTGGTCTCGACTGGTGGTGGCGGCATTCCGGTGCTGCGTGACGCATCGGGCCAGTTAAGCGGCGTGGCGGCGGTGATCGACAAGGATTTTGGAGCTGCCAAGCTGGCGGACACACTCAGAGCGGATACACTATTGATCCTAACTTCGGTTGATGCAGCCAAGATCAACTTTGGTCAGCCAACAGAGCAGTCGCTCGGCGAGGTATCGGTCGAGGAGCTGCAGCAGCACATTGATGCTGGGCAATTTGCGGCCGGCTCAATGCTACCGAAAACCCAAGCGGCACTGAGTTTTGTGGCTGGTGCTTCGGGGCGCACGGCGATCATTACCTCGCTCGAAAAAACTGCTGATGCCATTAACGGTGCCGCCGGTACGCGCATCAAGAGTTAG
- a CDS encoding YfcC family protein, which yields MVEKMKKIKKKLRSPSAFTVLFVVIALMAVLTWIIPSGVYNTKPDPNDAEKTVRIAGTYKQTDKVTTKKADDGTETTTDSRQGLWDAALAPIKGMSEKLDVIVFVLILGGFLGVTMKTGALDATLGAMLRKMKGKEKWLIPILMTFFAIGGTTYGMQEEAVAFYALVVPIMMAAGYNAMTAVMVIVLGGGVGVLGSTLNPFSTGIAAKSADVPLGNVLGLQSIILLLCLVAAIVFTMRYASKVKAGKYKDDVRYKPATTALDMSNVPEFTGPRKAVMAVFGVTFLLMIISLIPWGNWGITLFADIHKWFAGLPVVGAILGLDHVLPFGEWYFNEISTLFLLSTLVIAAIYYRQFKKEEVFVVDTFLKGTADLLSVALIIAVAAGVGVVMQNGAIQDTIISWGESALKGAGSFVGVLAYIFYLPMSFIIPSSSGLAAATMPVIAPVADLVGSSKEIIVVAFATASGLLNMMAPTIASLMGGLALAGVSYRAWLKRSMPIMVVFAIISLVAIMVYGAIA from the coding sequence ATGGTAGAAAAAATGAAAAAAATTAAGAAAAAGCTGCGCTCGCCCTCAGCCTTTACCGTGCTGTTTGTGGTGATTGCCTTGATGGCAGTCCTGACGTGGATTATCCCGTCTGGTGTGTACAACACAAAACCAGATCCAAATGATGCGGAAAAGACAGTGCGCATCGCTGGTACGTATAAACAGACCGATAAAGTCACTACTAAAAAAGCCGATGACGGCACCGAGACAACCACCGACTCCCGCCAGGGTTTGTGGGATGCAGCACTTGCGCCGATCAAGGGCATGAGTGAGAAGCTCGACGTCATCGTCTTTGTGTTGATCCTCGGCGGCTTCCTCGGGGTGACGATGAAAACTGGTGCGCTGGATGCGACGCTCGGTGCCATGCTGCGCAAGATGAAGGGCAAGGAGAAATGGCTTATCCCAATTCTCATGACGTTCTTCGCTATCGGTGGTACCACCTACGGCATGCAAGAAGAGGCGGTGGCCTTTTATGCGCTGGTGGTGCCGATCATGATGGCGGCTGGCTACAACGCTATGACCGCGGTGATGGTGATCGTGCTCGGTGGTGGTGTTGGTGTGCTTGGCTCGACCTTGAATCCATTTTCGACTGGTATTGCTGCCAAGTCGGCTGACGTGCCGCTCGGTAATGTGTTGGGTCTTCAATCAATAATTTTGCTGCTCTGTTTGGTCGCAGCTATCGTGTTCACCATGCGATACGCGTCAAAGGTAAAGGCCGGTAAGTATAAAGATGATGTTCGGTATAAGCCAGCCACCACCGCACTTGATATGAGCAACGTGCCAGAGTTTACCGGTCCGCGTAAAGCAGTGATGGCGGTCTTTGGCGTCACCTTCCTATTGATGATCATCTCGCTGATCCCGTGGGGCAACTGGGGGATCACGCTGTTCGCTGATATCCATAAGTGGTTTGCGGGGCTACCGGTCGTTGGTGCTATCTTGGGTCTTGATCATGTCTTACCATTTGGTGAGTGGTACTTCAACGAGATCTCGACCCTGTTCCTGTTATCAACCTTAGTCATCGCAGCGATTTATTATCGCCAATTCAAAAAAGAGGAAGTCTTCGTTGTTGACACCTTCCTGAAAGGTACAGCCGATCTACTGAGTGTGGCACTGATCATCGCAGTAGCAGCTGGTGTTGGCGTGGTGATGCAGAATGGTGCCATCCAAGACACGATCATTAGCTGGGGTGAATCTGCACTGAAGGGCGCGGGTAGTTTCGTCGGTGTTCTCGCCTACATCTTCTACTTGCCGATGAGCTTTATCATTCCGTCGTCATCAGGTCTAGCGGCAGCGACTATGCCAGTTATCGCGCCGGTGGCTGACCTAGTCGGCTCCAGCAAGGAGATCATCGTTGTCGCATTTGCAACAGCATCGGGTCTGTTGAATATGATGGCGCCAACCATTGCTTCGTTGATGGGCGGTCTGGCCCTAGCCGGCGTGTCGTACCGTGCATGGTTGAAGCGCTCAATGCCAATCATGGTGGTCTTTGCGATCATTAGCCTCGTAGCTATCATGGTATACGGAGCCATCGCCTAA